A window from Solanum stenotomum isolate F172 chromosome 5, ASM1918654v1, whole genome shotgun sequence encodes these proteins:
- the LOC125864557 gene encoding rhodanese-like domain-containing protein 4, chloroplastic isoform X2, which yields MEALNAARLTPVSVFSDRRNEPKKIPSFQFKNLQNSSNFSTNLSRSVEGISRNVQGGLVLLSSVFTTGLAKALTYEEALQQSITSTSTNDFDANAFVETLTDFVSDNPLVIAGGFAVLGLPFIVSQVFGKMPKPSWGVESAKKAYAKLADDVSSELVDIRATVELKQEGSPDISGFKKKPVTIVYKGEDKTGFLNKLALKFKEPENTTLFILDKFDGNSELVAELVTANGFKSAYAIKDGAEGPRGWKNSGLPWILPKKTFSLDLGLSDALDGLFGDSSDSVAVGLGVAAAAAFGLLVFSEAETLLQLLGSAGLIQLVSTKLLFAEDRKQSLQQVDEFLTKEIAPKELVGDIKQIGLALLPVPVTRKNLPESAETSESVPEVDAASSKVEASVETLSPYPNYPDLKPPTSPMPTQA from the exons ATGGAGGCTCTCAATGCAGCAAGATTAACCCCTGTTTCAGTTTTTTCTGATAGAAGAAATGAACCCAAAAAAATCCCATCTTTCCAATTCAAGAACCTTCAAAATTCATCCAATTTTAGCACCAACTTGTCAAGATCAGTAGAGGGTATATCAAGAAATGTTCAAGGGGGTTTAGTTTTACTTTCCTCTGTTTTCACTACAGGTTTAGCTAAAGCATTGACATACGAGGAAGCACTTCAGCAATCAATTACTAGTACTAGTACTAATGATTTTGATGCAAATGCATTTGTTGAAACCTTAACCGATTTCGTATCAGATAATCCTTTAGTTATAGCTGGTGGTTTTGCTGTTTTGGGTTTACCATTTATTGTGTCTCAGGTGTTTGGTAAAATGCCTAAGCCATCTTGGGGTGTTGAGTCTGCTAAGAAAGCTTATGCAAAATTGGCAGATGATGTGAGTTCAGAGTTAGTTGATATAAGAGCCACTGTTGAATTGAAGCAAGAGGGGAGTCCAGATATAAGTGGTTTCAAGAAGAAGCCAGTTACAATTGTATATAAAGGTGAAGATAAGACAGGGTTCTTGAATAAGCTAGCTTTGAAGTTTAAGGAGCCAGAGAATACCACATTGTTCATTCTAGACAA ATTTGATGGAAACTCTGAACTGGTTGCAGAGCTTGTCACAGCAAATGGTTTTAAATCTGCATATGCAATTAAAGATGGTGCTGAAGGTCCCCGAGGATGGAAG AATAGTGGCCTCCCTTGGATACTTCCTAAGAAAACATTTAGTCTTGATCTGGGCCTGTCTGATGCTCTTGATGGTCTTTTTGGG GACAGTTCTGATTCTGTCGCTGTAGGTTTGGGTGTTGCCGCAGCTGCTGCGTTTGGACTCTTGGTGTTCTCAGAG GCGGAAACATTACTTCAACTGTTAGGTTCAGCTGGACTTATCCAACTAGTCAGCACAAAACTTCTATTTGCAGAG GACAGAAAGCAAAGTCTGCAACAAGTTGATGAGTTCCTCACCAAAGAGATTGCTCCAAAGGAGCTTGTAGGTGACATTAAG CAAATAGGGCTGGCTCTTCTTCCTGTTCCAGTGACTAGAAAAAATCTGCCTGAATCTGCAGAGACAAGTGAATCAGTTCCCGAGGTGGATGCTGCATCATCTAAAGTAGAGGCATCCGTCGAGACACTTTCACCATATCCTAAT TATCCTGATCTCAAGCCTCCGACTTCGCCAATGCCTACACAAGCATAA
- the LOC125864558 gene encoding hydroquinone glucosyltransferase-like has product MANTQTLAQSQNPHIVMLPTPGMGHLIPLVEFAKQLILQHDFSITLILPTDGPISKSQNTFLNTLPSGINYLLLPPVNFDDLSDDVLMETRISLTITRSLSSLREVFKSVVESHRVVAFVVDLFGTDAFDLANEFNVSPYMFYTTTATMLSLDLYFPELDEIVCCEYKDLQEPVRIPGCRPIHGKDLPDPLHNRKDDAYKWILHHTKRFKMAHGIILNSFIDLEPETIKYLQEAYNNKPKIYSIGPLILMDKKIDDDVSQCLTWLDKQPRGSVIYISFGSGGTLSHEQIIELAIGLEMSGQRFLLVIRCPNDRIPNGTYFNNQNSTNPLDFLPIGFFERTKGLGLVLPNWAPQVQVLSHVSVGGFLTHCGWNSILESVVCGVPLIAWPLFAEQRTNAVMLIEDLKVALRPKIRDNGIVGRSEISEVVKELMEGEEGKEVCIKMKELKDAAKKVLSEDGSSTKALDELLS; this is encoded by the exons ATGGCAAATACTCAAACCCTAGCACAATCACAAAATCCCCATATAGTCATGCTACCAACACCCGGCATGGGTCACTTAATCCCTCTCGTTGAATTCGCCAAACAACTCATTTTACAACACGACTTCTCTATAACACTCATCCTCCCTACTGATGGCCCCATCTCGAAATCTCAAAACACTTTCCTCAACACCCTTCCCTCAGGCATCAATTATCTCCTTCTCCCTCCTGTTAACTTCGATGATTTATCAGATGATGTTCTTATGGAAACGCGTATTTCCCTTACTATAACTCGTTCTCTTTCATCTCTACGTGAGGTTTTTAAGTCCGTAGTCGAATCCCACAGAGTAGTGGCCTTTGTGGTTGATTTATTTGGTACTGATGCATTTGATTTAGCAAATGAGTTCAATGTGTCACCTTATATGTTCTACACTACCACGGCTACGATGTTGTCTCTAGATTTGTATTTTCCGGAGCTTGATGAAATTGTTTGTTGTGAGTATAAAGATTTACAAGAGCCTGTTCGTATTCCAG GATGTAGACCTATACATGGGAAGGATCTTCCGGACCCACTTCACAATAGAAAAGATGATGCATACAAATGGATTCTTCACCATACTAAGAGGTTCAAAATGGCTCATGGCATTATCTTAAACAGCTTCATTGATTTGGAACCTGAAACAATTAAATATCTACAAGAGGCATATAACAATAAGCCAAAAATTTACTCAATTGGACCACTTATATTAatggataaaaaaattgatgatgaCGTGTCACAATGTTTGACATGGCTTGATAAGCAGCCACGTGGATCAGTAATCTACATTTCATTTGGGAGTGGTGGGACCCTCTCACATGAACAAATAATTGAACTGGCAATAGGATTAGAAATGAGTGGACAAAGATTTTTATTGGTAATTAGATGTCCAAATGATAGAATTCCAAATGGCACTTATTTCAATAACCAAAATTCAACTAACCCTCTTGATTTTTTACCTATTGGGTTCTTCGAAAGGACCAAAGGGTTAGGTCTTGTGTTGCCTAATTGGGCACCACAAGTTCAAGTTCTTAGCCATGTGTCGGTTGGTGGATTTCTGACTCATTGTGGGTGGAACTCGATTCTGGAGAGTGTGGTTTGTGGCGTTCCACTTATTGCTTGGCCTCTCTTTGCAGAACAAAGAACGAACGCGGTGATGTTAATTGAGGATTTAAAAGTGGCACTAAGGCCGAAAATTCGTGACAATGGTATCGTTGGGCGATCGGAAATTAGTGAAGTGGTGAAAGAATTGATGGAAGGTGAAGAGGGAAAAGAAGTGTGTATTAAAATGAAAGAGCTAAAAGATGCAGCAAAAAAGGTGTTGAGTGAAGATGGCTCTTCAACTAAAGCACTAGATGAACTTTTGAGTTGA
- the LOC125864557 gene encoding rhodanese-like domain-containing protein 4, chloroplastic isoform X1 gives MEALNAARLTPVSVFSDRRNEPKKIPSFQFKNLQNSSNFSTNLSRSVEGISRNVQGGLVLLSSVFTTGLAKALTYEEALQQSITSTSTNDFDANAFVETLTDFVSDNPLVIAGGFAVLGLPFIVSQVFGKMPKPSWGVESAKKAYAKLADDVSSELVDIRATVELKQEGSPDISGFKKKPVTIVYKGEDKTGFLNKLALKFKEPENTTLFILDKFDGNSELVAELVTANGFKSAYAIKDGAEGPRGWKNSGLPWILPKKTFSLDLGLSDALDGLFGDSSDSVAVGLGVAAAAAFGLLVFSEAETLLQLLGSAGLIQLVSTKLLFAEDRKQSLQQVDEFLTKEIAPKELVGDIKQIGLALLPVPVTRKNLPESAETSESVPEVDAASSKVEASVETLSPYPNYPDLKPPTSPIPSQPSGSVEKAETVSKVEVSAESTPEISSAPKPEVTAEALTGITRPLSPYPNYPDLKPPTSPMPTQA, from the exons ATGGAGGCTCTCAATGCAGCAAGATTAACCCCTGTTTCAGTTTTTTCTGATAGAAGAAATGAACCCAAAAAAATCCCATCTTTCCAATTCAAGAACCTTCAAAATTCATCCAATTTTAGCACCAACTTGTCAAGATCAGTAGAGGGTATATCAAGAAATGTTCAAGGGGGTTTAGTTTTACTTTCCTCTGTTTTCACTACAGGTTTAGCTAAAGCATTGACATACGAGGAAGCACTTCAGCAATCAATTACTAGTACTAGTACTAATGATTTTGATGCAAATGCATTTGTTGAAACCTTAACCGATTTCGTATCAGATAATCCTTTAGTTATAGCTGGTGGTTTTGCTGTTTTGGGTTTACCATTTATTGTGTCTCAGGTGTTTGGTAAAATGCCTAAGCCATCTTGGGGTGTTGAGTCTGCTAAGAAAGCTTATGCAAAATTGGCAGATGATGTGAGTTCAGAGTTAGTTGATATAAGAGCCACTGTTGAATTGAAGCAAGAGGGGAGTCCAGATATAAGTGGTTTCAAGAAGAAGCCAGTTACAATTGTATATAAAGGTGAAGATAAGACAGGGTTCTTGAATAAGCTAGCTTTGAAGTTTAAGGAGCCAGAGAATACCACATTGTTCATTCTAGACAA ATTTGATGGAAACTCTGAACTGGTTGCAGAGCTTGTCACAGCAAATGGTTTTAAATCTGCATATGCAATTAAAGATGGTGCTGAAGGTCCCCGAGGATGGAAG AATAGTGGCCTCCCTTGGATACTTCCTAAGAAAACATTTAGTCTTGATCTGGGCCTGTCTGATGCTCTTGATGGTCTTTTTGGG GACAGTTCTGATTCTGTCGCTGTAGGTTTGGGTGTTGCCGCAGCTGCTGCGTTTGGACTCTTGGTGTTCTCAGAG GCGGAAACATTACTTCAACTGTTAGGTTCAGCTGGACTTATCCAACTAGTCAGCACAAAACTTCTATTTGCAGAG GACAGAAAGCAAAGTCTGCAACAAGTTGATGAGTTCCTCACCAAAGAGATTGCTCCAAAGGAGCTTGTAGGTGACATTAAG CAAATAGGGCTGGCTCTTCTTCCTGTTCCAGTGACTAGAAAAAATCTGCCTGAATCTGCAGAGACAAGTGAATCAGTTCCCGAGGTGGATGCTGCATCATCTAAAGTAGAGGCATCCGTCGAGACACTTTCACCATATCCTAAT TATCCTGATCTCAAGCCTCCAACATCACCGATACCTTCACAACCTAGTGGCAGTGTGGAGAAAGCTGAAACAGTTTCCAAGGTAGAAGTATCTGCCGAGTCTACTCCAGAAATCAGTTCAGCTCCAAAACCAGAAGTAACAGCAGAAGCACTAACTGGAATTACAAGGCCACTTTCTCCATATCCCAAT TATCCTGATCTCAAGCCTCCGACTTCGCCAATGCCTACACAAGCATAA
- the LOC125865517 gene encoding protein trichome birefringence-like 25: protein MGLAYRIFSSTSIQFSPLEFFHKGFLPENTLPPALESGNLTVKVMDQSSRNGKCDFYIGDWVPDTTGPFYTNHTCYSIEAHQNCMRNGRPDTGYLYWRSKPRDCELPKFNPKRFLDMTRHKSLAFIGDSIMRNHVQSLLCILSQEEKGVEVYHDKQYKSRRWYFPIHDLTLSVVWSPFLVKATIFEDDNGVSTDIIKLHIDKLDDVWTQQFDNFDYVVIAGGKWYLKTAVYYENGKIVGCHNCKGKNITEVGFEYAYRKALNSTLKHITISKHKAFTFFRTTTPDHFENGEWNTGGHCNRKGPFKKGEIDMRDIDEAMRKIELDEFERALRISSEVGLTVKLFDTTFLSLLRPDSHPGVYRQYQPFAGGNRHRKVQNDCLHWCLPGPIDSWNDLMMETLVSS from the exons ATGGGTCTTGCTTATCGTATCTTCTCCTCCACCTCTATACaattttctcctcttgagttttTTCACAAAGGTTTTCTACCGGAAAACACACTGCCGCCGGCGCTGGAATCTGGTAATCTTACGGTGAAGGTGATGGACCAAAGTTCACGAAATG GAAAATGTGATTTCTATATAGGAGATTGGGTACCAGATACCACTGGTCCATTTTACACTAATCACACTTGCTATTCCATTGAAGCTCATCAAAATTGTATGAGAAATGGGAGGCCTGATACTGGCTATCTTTACTGGAGATCGAAGCCAAGAGATTGTGAGCTACCTAAGTTCAATCCCAAGAGGTTTCTTGATATGACGCGACACAAATCATTAGCCTTCATTGGTGATTCAATTATGCGCAATCATGTGCAGTCATTGCTCTGTATTCTCTCTCAG GAGGAAAAAGGTGTAGAGGTTTACCATGACAAGCAATACAAAAGCAGAAGATGGTATTTTCCAATTCATGACTTAACTCTTTCAGTTGTCTGGTCACCTTTTCTTGTAAAAGCCACTATATTTGAAGATGACAATGGAGTTTCAACGGATATAATCAAGCTCCATATCGACAAACTTGATGATGTTTGGACTCAACAGTTCGACAATTTTGATTATGTAGTTATAGCTGGAGGGAAATGGTACTTGAAAACTGCAGTTTACTATGAGAACGGTAAGATTGTTGGTTGCCACAACTGCAAGGGTAAGAACATAACTGAGGTGGGATTTGAATATGCATATCGCAAAGCACTGAACTCGACTCTGAAACACATCACAATATCGAAGCACAAGGCGTTTACTTTCTTTAGGACCACAACACCGGATCACTTTGAGAATGGTGAATGGAACACTGGAGGTCATTGTAATAGAAAAGGACCCTTCAAAAAAGGTGAGATTGACATGAGAGATATCGATGAGGCAATGCGTAAAATTGAGTTGGATGAATTTGAGAGAGCATTGAGAATAAGTTCAGAAGTTGGGTTGACAGTAAAACTGTTTGACACTACTTTCCTTTCGTTGCTTCGGCCAGACAGTCACCCAGGAGTCTACAGACAATACCAGCCATTTGCTGGAGGAAACAGACACAGAAAAGTTCAAAATGATTGTCTACATTGGTGCTTGCCTGGTCCAATAGACTCTTGGAATGATCTAATGATGGAAACTTTGGTCAGCAGTTGA
- the LOC125864569 gene encoding probable WRKY transcription factor 30 → MEKVKAWDKESLITELTQGKEFVNQFDPLASPKECDLLLEKILSSLDKSLSILNCEILNGTNDPFPLRDQGQNKKRKKMQQWSKQVKVYGTELESFNHDDGYSWRKYGQKNILGAINPRAYYRCTHRNTQGCLATKQVQKSKEDPLVFEVTYKGMHSCKTSQSSIFLSYENQKPNQCQIKKQRVEKLNTIKEENVPFTPLKCESQNAQFFANSIEPFTSESMYLSLLPNQEEEFEMDKIFQSSESDRIVFSSTPTSIIESPFCRDWDSSVDDQLDVHDPNLMIDISEYFN, encoded by the exons ATGGAGAAAGTTAAAGCTTGGGATAAAGAAAGTCTAATTACTGAGCTTACTCAAGGGAAAGAGTTTGTAAACCAGTTTGATCCTCTGGCTTCACCAAAGGAATGTGATTTACTTCTTGAGAAAATACTTTCCTCTCTAGACAAATCATTGTCAATTTTGAATTGTGAAATTCTTAATGGAACAAATGATCCTTTTCCTTTGAGGGATCAAGGCCAAAATAAGAAAAG AAAGAAAATGCAGCAATGGAGCAAACAAGTTAAAGTATATGGGACAGAGCTTGAAAGTTTTAATCATGATGATGGTTATAGTTGGAGAAAATATGGGCAGAAAAACATTTTAGGAGCTATTAATCCaag GGCTTATTATAGGTGCACTCACAGGAATACACAAGGCTGTTTAGCAACAAAACAagttcaaaaatcaaaagaagaCCCTTTAGTCTTTGAAGTGACATATAAAGGAATGCATAGTTGCAAAACCTCACAATCATCAATATTCCTTTCATATGAAAATCAAAAGCCAAATCAGTGTCAAATAAAGAAACAAAGAGTTGAAAAGTTGAATACtatcaaagaagaaaatgttCCTTTCACTCCACTAAAATGTGAAAGTCAAAATGCCCAATTTTTTGCCAATTCAATAGAGCCATTTACATCAGAATCCATGTACTTGTCATTGTTGCCAAATCAAGAAGAGGAGTTTGAGATGGACAAGATTTTTCAGAGCTCAGAATCGGATCGTATTGTGTTTAGCTCAACGCCAACTTCAATAATTGAATCGCCTTTTTGCAGAGACTGGGATTCATCAGTGGATGATCAACTTGATGTTCATGATCCTAACTTGATGATCGACATTTCTGAATATTTCAACTAA